One genomic region from Actinocatenispora thailandica encodes:
- a CDS encoding LamB/YcsF family protein, producing MDLNSDLGEGFGRWTLGDDDALLTIVTSANVACGFHAGDPATMRRVCAGAAAQGVAVGAQVGYRDLAGFGRRRIDYDPAELTDDVLYQLAALDGFCRVAGTRVTYVKPHGALYNTAVRDEAQATAVARAVAEYDPSLPVLGLPGSALLRCAAEAGLRTVAEGFADRGYAPDGTLVSRREPGALVTDPDEVVARALRMAVGGEVVAVNGATLPIAIDSLCVHGDTPGAVALAERLRTALTEAGLSLTPFAPGDLLRR from the coding sequence ATGGACCTGAACAGCGACCTCGGCGAGGGTTTCGGGCGCTGGACGCTCGGCGACGACGACGCCCTGCTCACGATCGTGACCAGCGCCAACGTGGCCTGCGGGTTCCACGCCGGCGACCCGGCGACGATGCGCCGGGTGTGTGCCGGCGCGGCGGCGCAGGGGGTGGCGGTCGGCGCGCAGGTCGGGTACCGGGACCTCGCCGGGTTCGGCCGGCGGCGGATCGACTACGACCCCGCCGAGCTGACCGACGACGTGCTCTACCAGCTCGCCGCGCTGGACGGCTTCTGCCGGGTCGCCGGTACCCGGGTCACCTACGTCAAGCCGCACGGCGCGCTCTACAACACCGCGGTACGAGACGAGGCGCAGGCGACGGCGGTCGCCCGGGCGGTGGCCGAGTACGACCCGAGCCTGCCGGTGCTGGGGTTGCCCGGCTCCGCACTGCTGCGGTGTGCGGCCGAGGCCGGGCTGCGGACGGTCGCGGAGGGCTTCGCGGACCGCGGCTACGCCCCGGACGGCACGCTGGTGTCCCGGCGCGAGCCGGGCGCGCTGGTCACCGACCCGGACGAGGTGGTGGCGCGGGCGCTGCGGATGGCGGTCGGCGGCGAGGTGGTGGCGGTCAACGGCGCCACGCTGCCGATCGCGATCGACTCGCTGTGCGTGCACGGGGACACGCCGGGGGCGGTGGCGCTGGCCGAGCGACTGCGCACGGCGCTGACCGAGGCCGGGCTGTCGCTCACCCCGTTCGCCCCCGGCGACCTGTTGCGGCGTTGA
- a CDS encoding dihydrofolate reductase family protein encodes MTLTQYFTATSIDGYIADEHNSLDWLFEADGSSGEDRADGAAEEPAGDGFRRFFAGIGAMALGATTYEWMLEHERMLDHPEKWQGWYGQTPAWVFTHRKLPAVPGIPLHFVADDVVGTHAAMVEAAAGRNIWLIGGGGLVGQFADHGLLDEIILGWRR; translated from the coding sequence ATGACACTGACCCAGTACTTCACCGCGACCAGCATCGACGGGTACATCGCGGACGAGCACAACAGCCTCGACTGGCTGTTCGAGGCGGACGGTTCGAGCGGGGAGGACCGAGCCGACGGCGCCGCCGAGGAGCCGGCCGGCGACGGGTTCCGCCGGTTCTTCGCCGGGATCGGCGCGATGGCACTCGGCGCCACCACGTACGAGTGGATGCTGGAACACGAGCGGATGCTCGACCACCCGGAGAAGTGGCAGGGCTGGTACGGGCAGACCCCGGCGTGGGTGTTCACCCACCGGAAGCTGCCGGCGGTGCCGGGCATCCCGCTGCACTTCGTGGCCGACGACGTGGTGGGTACGCACGCGGCGATGGTCGAGGCGGCCGCCGGCCGCAACATCTGGCTGATCGGCGGTGGCGGCCTGGTCGGCCAGTTCGCCGATCACGGGTTGCTGGACGAGATCATCCTGGGGTGGCGCCGGTGA
- a CDS encoding NHL domain-containing thioredoxin family protein, translating into MAYHQDDRRARVRAPELRGRRWLNTGGRELSLADLRGRIVLLDFWTFCCINCLHVIDELRPIEQKYADSLVVIGVHSPKFEHEKAPDAVTAAVERYGVHHPVLDDPDLSTWQQYAARAWPTLAVIDPQGYVVASMAGEGHGDGLDRLLAELVAQHTADGTLIRGQGPYVPPPPEDTVLRYPGKVVRLPGGTLLVSDSARHQLAELAADGRTVLRRIGSGDRGAADGPADQASFSEPQGLLVLPATVAERVGYDLLVADTVNHLLRGVRSADGAVRTVAGTGEPWRSDHRTDAGEGPGDALTVQLSSPWDLAWYQGAAVIAMAGIHQLWRFDPVAGTVSRWAGTTTESLRDGPVGEAFLAQPSGLAADGDRLWVADSESSALRYVQDGELHTVIGSGLFDFGHADAPGGEPAPDGVPVPAPAAMLQHPLGVAVAPDGAVLVADTYNGAIRRYEPATGAVTTLASGLAEPSDVLPDPDATGLLVVESGAHRLARPDLAASAAPATRYQTERPATAVADGPVTLDVVFDPPPGAKLDDSYGPATRLEVTATPPSLLAEGSGVGSELSRRLVFAPGASGVLSVTAQAATCDAEAENPACHLTRQDWGVPVTVTHGADETLALVLRG; encoded by the coding sequence ATGGCCTACCACCAGGATGATCGTCGTGCCCGGGTGCGGGCGCCGGAGCTGCGTGGCCGCCGCTGGCTGAACACCGGCGGGCGCGAGCTGAGCCTCGCCGACCTGCGCGGGCGGATCGTCCTGCTCGACTTCTGGACGTTCTGCTGCATCAACTGCCTGCACGTCATCGACGAGCTGCGCCCGATCGAGCAGAAGTACGCCGACTCGCTGGTCGTGATCGGCGTGCACTCGCCGAAGTTCGAGCACGAGAAGGCGCCGGACGCGGTGACCGCCGCGGTCGAGCGGTACGGGGTGCACCACCCGGTGCTGGACGACCCGGACCTCTCGACCTGGCAGCAGTACGCGGCCCGGGCCTGGCCGACGCTCGCCGTCATCGACCCGCAGGGGTACGTGGTGGCGAGCATGGCCGGCGAGGGGCACGGCGACGGGCTGGACCGGCTGCTCGCCGAGCTGGTCGCCCAGCACACCGCGGACGGCACCCTGATCCGCGGCCAGGGGCCGTACGTGCCGCCCCCGCCGGAGGACACCGTGCTGCGGTACCCGGGCAAGGTGGTGCGACTGCCCGGCGGGACGCTGCTGGTCAGCGACTCGGCCCGGCACCAGCTGGCCGAACTCGCCGCCGACGGCCGGACCGTGCTGCGCCGGATCGGCAGCGGCGACCGCGGCGCTGCGGACGGCCCGGCCGACCAGGCGTCGTTCAGCGAGCCGCAGGGGCTGCTGGTGCTGCCGGCGACGGTGGCCGAGCGGGTCGGGTACGACCTGCTGGTCGCCGACACGGTGAACCACCTGCTGCGCGGGGTGCGGTCGGCCGACGGCGCGGTACGCACCGTGGCCGGCACCGGCGAGCCCTGGCGCTCCGATCACCGCACCGACGCCGGCGAGGGGCCCGGCGACGCGCTCACGGTGCAGCTGTCGTCGCCGTGGGACCTGGCCTGGTACCAGGGCGCGGCGGTGATCGCGATGGCCGGCATCCATCAGCTCTGGCGGTTCGACCCGGTCGCCGGCACCGTGTCGCGCTGGGCCGGGACCACCACCGAGAGCCTGCGCGACGGACCGGTCGGGGAGGCGTTCCTGGCGCAGCCGTCCGGGCTGGCGGCCGACGGCGACCGGCTCTGGGTCGCCGACTCCGAGTCCTCCGCCCTGCGGTACGTGCAGGACGGCGAGCTGCACACGGTGATCGGGAGCGGCCTGTTCGACTTCGGCCACGCCGACGCGCCGGGGGGTGAGCCGGCGCCCGACGGGGTGCCGGTCCCGGCACCGGCGGCCATGCTGCAGCACCCGCTCGGGGTCGCGGTGGCGCCGGACGGCGCGGTGCTCGTCGCCGACACGTACAACGGGGCGATCCGGCGGTACGAGCCGGCGACCGGTGCGGTGACCACGCTGGCCAGCGGCCTGGCGGAGCCGTCCGACGTGCTGCCGGACCCGGACGCGACCGGCTTGTTGGTGGTGGAGTCCGGGGCGCACCGGCTGGCCCGGCCCGACCTGGCCGCCAGCGCGGCACCGGCCACCCGGTACCAGACCGAGCGGCCGGCCACCGCGGTCGCCGACGGCCCGGTCACGCTGGACGTCGTGTTCGACCCGCCGCCCGGGGCGAAGCTGGACGACAGCTACGGGCCGGCGACCCGGCTGGAGGTCACCGCGACACCACCGTCGCTGCTGGCCGAGGGCTCCGGGGTGGGCAGCGAGCTGTCCCGCCGGTTGGTGTTCGCGCCGGGCGCGAGCGGCGTGCTGTCGGTGACCGCGCAGGCGGCCACCTGCGACGCCGAGGCGGAGAACCCGGCCTGCCACCTGACCCGGCAGGACTGGGGCGTGCCGGTGACGGTCACCCACGGTGCCGACGAGACCCTCGCCCTGGTTCTCCGCGGCTGA
- a CDS encoding LppU/SCO3897 family protein, giving the protein MIAGVVVVAAAVVSVLLLRGRQDDSFPVGSCVTAAGGRAVPASCTKPGAYKVTKVTSSRAKCPDPTGPAVELQGASGDRFRCLAPVK; this is encoded by the coding sequence GTGATCGCCGGGGTGGTGGTCGTCGCTGCGGCCGTGGTGTCGGTGCTGCTGCTGCGTGGCCGGCAGGACGACTCCTTCCCGGTGGGGTCGTGCGTCACCGCGGCCGGCGGCAGGGCGGTGCCGGCCTCCTGCACCAAGCCCGGGGCGTACAAGGTCACCAAGGTGACGTCGAGCCGGGCGAAATGCCCCGACCCGACCGGACCGGCGGTCGAGCTGCAGGGTGCGTCCGGCGACCGGTTCCGCTGCCTCGCCCCGGTGAAGTAG
- a CDS encoding dihydrolipoamide acetyltransferase family protein, producing the protein MSRVKQFPLPDLGEGLTEGEILKWFVAPGDRVTLNQPIVEVETAKAAVEIPCPYTGAVVEIFHGEGETVDVGAPIVAFDTDPDAGPLPEPESGGPAEVTGPLIGEQSADGRTAVLVGYGPKESGGKRRARRPVNGATAPAAPAAPAAPAAPAVPAAPAVPAAPAVPAASAVPAASAVPAAPAIPATPVAPVAPAPAVPAQPASVRVLAKPPVRKLAKDLGVDLTTLTPTGPNGSISRDDVLAAQSAPAAPAAVAAPSFGPDREQRIPIKGVRKLTAANMVASAFTAPHVTEFLTVDATRTVKAVERLRTMRDWRDVRISPLLLVAKAVLLAVGRHPLVNSTWDEANGDIVVKEYVNLGIAAATDRGLIVPNIADAGRLSLRELADAMNDLVATAKSGRTAPAAMQGGTFTITNVGVFGVDTGTPILPPGETAILAFGAIKQQPWVHKGKVKPRYVTTLGLSFDHRIVDGELGSRFLADIGAFLTDPEAALLAWG; encoded by the coding sequence ATGTCGCGCGTCAAGCAGTTCCCCCTGCCCGATCTCGGTGAGGGCCTCACCGAGGGTGAGATCTTGAAGTGGTTCGTCGCGCCGGGTGACCGGGTCACGTTGAACCAGCCGATCGTCGAGGTGGAGACCGCCAAGGCGGCGGTCGAGATCCCCTGCCCGTACACCGGTGCGGTGGTGGAGATCTTCCACGGCGAGGGCGAGACCGTCGATGTCGGTGCGCCGATCGTCGCGTTCGACACCGACCCGGATGCGGGCCCGCTGCCGGAGCCGGAGTCCGGCGGTCCGGCCGAGGTCACCGGGCCGCTGATCGGCGAGCAGAGCGCCGACGGTCGCACCGCGGTGCTCGTCGGGTACGGGCCGAAGGAGTCCGGCGGCAAGCGCCGGGCCCGCCGCCCGGTCAACGGTGCCACGGCCCCGGCCGCACCGGCTGCTCCCGCCGCCCCGGCTGCACCGGCCGTCCCGGCCGCACCGGCCGTCCCGGCCGCACCGGCCGTCCCGGCTGCATCGGCCGTCCCGGCTGCATCGGCCGTACCGGCCGCACCGGCCATACCGGCGACCCCGGTCGCGCCGGTCGCGCCGGCACCGGCGGTACCGGCGCAGCCGGCGAGCGTCCGGGTGCTGGCCAAGCCGCCGGTCCGCAAGCTGGCCAAGGATCTCGGCGTCGACCTGACCACGCTGACCCCGACCGGCCCGAACGGGTCGATCAGCCGGGACGACGTGCTGGCCGCGCAGTCCGCGCCGGCCGCACCGGCGGCGGTCGCCGCCCCGTCGTTCGGCCCGGACCGCGAGCAACGCATCCCGATCAAGGGCGTCCGCAAGCTCACCGCGGCGAACATGGTGGCGAGCGCGTTCACCGCGCCGCACGTGACGGAGTTCCTGACCGTGGACGCCACCCGTACCGTCAAGGCGGTCGAGCGGTTGCGCACCATGCGCGACTGGCGGGACGTGCGGATCTCGCCGCTGCTGCTGGTGGCCAAGGCGGTGCTGCTCGCCGTCGGCCGGCACCCGCTGGTCAACTCGACCTGGGACGAGGCCAACGGCGACATCGTGGTCAAGGAGTACGTGAACCTCGGTATCGCGGCGGCCACCGACCGCGGCCTGATCGTGCCGAACATCGCCGACGCCGGCCGGCTGTCCCTGCGGGAGCTGGCAGATGCGATGAACGACCTGGTCGCCACCGCGAAGTCGGGTCGCACCGCGCCGGCCGCGATGCAGGGCGGCACGTTCACCATCACCAACGTCGGCGTGTTCGGGGTGGACACCGGTACTCCGATCCTGCCGCCGGGGGAGACCGCGATCCTGGCCTTCGGCGCGATCAAGCAGCAGCCGTGGGTGCACAAGGGCAAGGTCAAGCCGAGGTACGTGACCACGCTCGGGCTCTCGTTCGACCACCGCATCGTGGACGGCGAGCTGGGCTCCCGGTTCCTGGCCGACATCGGCGCCTTCCTGACCGATCCGGAGGCGGCGCTGCTCGCCTGGGGCTGA
- a CDS encoding alpha-ketoacid dehydrogenase subunit beta: MAKQQGPLTGTQTLTIGKALNLGLRRALEDDPKVLLMGEDVGRLGGVFRITDGLQKDFGEDRVLDSPLAEAGIVGTAIGLAMRGYRPVCEMQFDGFSYPAFDQVTNQLAKMHYRSRGRITLPVVIRIPFGGGIGSVEHHSESPETYYMHTAGLKVVTPSTAVDAYFMIQQAIRSNDPVIFLEPKARYYEKGEVDLDAPVTAAEPLHRSRVVRAGTDATVVGYGPTMRVLRDSADAAAEDGRSLELVDLRTLSPLDLDPVYESVKRTGRLVVVHEAPTNLGPAAEVAARVQSECFYSLEAPVQRVTGFDTPYPASKLEEHFLPDLDRVLDAVDRTFSY, from the coding sequence ATGGCCAAGCAGCAGGGACCGCTGACCGGTACGCAGACGTTGACCATCGGCAAGGCGCTCAACCTCGGCCTGCGCCGGGCGTTGGAGGACGACCCGAAGGTGCTGCTGATGGGCGAGGACGTCGGCCGGCTCGGCGGCGTCTTCCGGATCACCGACGGGCTGCAGAAGGACTTCGGTGAGGACCGCGTGCTCGACTCGCCGCTCGCCGAGGCCGGCATCGTCGGTACCGCGATCGGGCTGGCCATGCGCGGCTACCGGCCGGTCTGCGAGATGCAGTTCGACGGGTTCTCCTACCCGGCGTTCGACCAGGTCACGAACCAGCTGGCGAAGATGCACTACCGCTCCCGCGGTCGCATCACGCTGCCGGTGGTGATCCGGATCCCGTTCGGCGGCGGCATCGGCTCGGTGGAGCACCACTCCGAGTCGCCGGAGACCTACTACATGCACACCGCCGGCCTGAAGGTGGTCACCCCGTCGACCGCGGTCGACGCGTACTTCATGATCCAGCAGGCGATCCGGTCCAACGACCCGGTGATCTTCCTGGAGCCGAAGGCCCGCTACTACGAGAAGGGCGAGGTCGACCTGGACGCCCCGGTCACCGCCGCCGAGCCGCTGCACCGCTCCCGGGTGGTCCGGGCCGGCACCGACGCCACCGTCGTCGGCTACGGCCCGACCATGCGGGTACTGCGGGACTCCGCCGACGCGGCGGCCGAGGACGGCCGTTCGCTGGAGCTGGTCGATCTGCGCACGCTCTCCCCGCTCGACCTGGACCCGGTGTACGAGTCGGTCAAGCGCACCGGTCGGCTGGTCGTGGTGCACGAGGCACCGACGAACCTCGGGCCGGCCGCGGAGGTCGCCGCGCGGGTGCAGAGCGAGTGCTTCTATTCGCTGGAGGCGCCGGTGCAGCGGGTGACCGGCTTCGACACGCCGTACCCGGCGTCGAAGCTGGAGGAGCACTTCCTGCCCGACCTGGACCGGGTGCTCGACGCCGTCGACCGCACCTTCAGCTACTAG
- the pdhA gene encoding pyruvate dehydrogenase (acetyl-transferring) E1 component subunit alpha translates to MGDKPATKGRPATKARSGARRSRPASTPAGEAALQGSAQEPEFVQLLTPEGERVEHPDYSVDFTDEQLQGLYRDLVIVRRLDLESTALQRQGHLAIWASLEGQEAAQIGSGRALRKQDMAFPTYREHGVLWCRGVDPTAPHGLFRGNDHGDWDPAEHNANLYTLVIGAQTLHAVGYAMGINYDGKVGSDDGEASIVYFGDGASSQGDVHEACVFAGVYHAPVVFFCQNNQYAISEPVERQTRTPIYQRAAGYGFPGVRVDGNDVLACYAVARHALDAARHGQGPTLIEAYTYRMGAHTTTDDPTRYRTGSEVESWKQRDPITRMRTYLAKAGIGDDDFFASVDADADRITGRLREFVIGLPDPDPSRLFEHVYAEESPLQDAERAWFEQYQSSFVGEGAH, encoded by the coding sequence ATGGGTGACAAGCCCGCGACGAAGGGGCGGCCCGCCACCAAGGCCCGGTCCGGTGCTCGGCGGTCACGCCCGGCATCGACACCGGCCGGCGAGGCGGCGCTCCAGGGGTCCGCGCAGGAGCCGGAGTTCGTACAGCTGCTCACCCCGGAGGGGGAGCGGGTCGAGCACCCGGACTACTCGGTCGACTTCACCGACGAGCAGCTGCAGGGGCTCTACCGCGACCTGGTGATCGTGCGCCGGCTCGACCTGGAGTCGACCGCGCTGCAGCGCCAGGGCCACCTCGCGATCTGGGCCAGCCTGGAGGGCCAGGAGGCGGCACAGATCGGGTCCGGGCGGGCGCTGCGCAAGCAGGACATGGCGTTCCCGACGTACCGCGAGCACGGCGTGCTGTGGTGCCGCGGCGTCGACCCGACCGCACCGCACGGGCTGTTCCGCGGCAACGACCACGGCGACTGGGATCCGGCCGAGCACAACGCCAACCTGTACACGCTGGTCATCGGCGCGCAGACGCTGCACGCGGTGGGCTACGCGATGGGCATCAACTACGACGGCAAGGTCGGCAGCGACGACGGTGAGGCGTCGATCGTCTACTTCGGTGACGGCGCGTCCAGCCAGGGCGACGTGCACGAGGCGTGCGTGTTCGCCGGCGTCTACCACGCACCGGTGGTGTTCTTCTGCCAGAACAACCAGTACGCGATCTCCGAGCCGGTCGAGCGGCAGACCCGCACCCCGATCTACCAGCGCGCCGCCGGCTACGGCTTCCCCGGCGTGCGGGTGGACGGCAACGACGTGCTGGCCTGCTACGCGGTCGCCCGGCACGCGCTGGATGCGGCCCGGCACGGCCAGGGCCCGACGCTGATCGAGGCCTACACCTACCGGATGGGCGCGCACACCACGACCGACGACCCGACCCGGTACCGCACCGGCAGCGAGGTCGAGTCCTGGAAGCAGCGCGACCCGATCACCCGGATGCGCACGTACCTGGCGAAGGCGGGCATCGGCGACGACGACTTCTTCGCCTCGGTCGACGCGGACGCGGACCGCATCACCGGCCGGCTCCGCGAGTTCGTGATCGGCCTGCCCGACCCGGATCCGAGCCGGCTGTTCGAGCACGTGTACGCGGAGGAGTCGCCGCTGCAGGACGCCGAGCGCGCCTGGTTCGAGCAGTACCAGAGCAGTTTCGTCGGGGAGGGGGCGCACTGA